Sequence from the Nerophis ophidion isolate RoL-2023_Sa linkage group LG10, RoL_Noph_v1.0, whole genome shotgun sequence genome:
ctggttagcgccttgcatggcagctccctccatcagtgtgtgaatgggtgaatgtggaagtagtgtcaaagcgctttgagtaccttgaaggtagaaaagcactatacaagtacaacccatttaccttttatttactatttgttgtatttttggtccaatatggctctttcaacgtttttggttgccgacccctggtttaggagaTCCAGCTGAAGCCCACATGAGCAAGCACTTGGTGatagaggcaaggaaaaacttcccTTCGGAAGGAAAAATAGTTAATGAGCACTAGCGATGTAACCATATAGACATTTCATATCAGTTACAGTGACCAAAATGATTATGGTTATCGCTGTGTTGTGGAATGTGTGCAGAAAGCACTTTttacttcaatttttttaaataaccaaaATAGATACACCAATTGTTAGAAAgaccactattttgcatgttttatgTTTCGCATGCTTCAGTGATAAGGCTGTTCTGACGGGCGTTGCAGCGTCCTACTCTTTTCAGTGGTCCTTGAACATAATGTTAAAACACCTCAATGTCATAGTCCTCCAAGTATATGACGATCATTCTGAATAACAACTGAAATGCTtaagttgctcagacagcaatgtgtttataatCTGGAAGTTTAGACTGGAGTATGTAATTTCCTATTCAGGGAAATACCTTACTGGTTCTCTTTTTCATGTTAGCATCAGCCAACACTAATGATTACGGTTTTTCAATAATTTAAAAATGGTAGTTCTAACCATAAGGAGTTTTCCGGCGGTTACAGGGCAACTGCCCTTCTTTTTTTTGCCTATCATTGACAATCATTATGAAGGATGGATtttgtttaatgcattctaaatattaaatacattcaacCAAAAATCTGCCTACAATGGAGCATATGGAAGTCGTTCAATTCTGCCCCTAAAAACATGCAAACACcttcattagggttttatatacatgatgtaaatatgtatgtaatttagtaacaggcacatttctaacaacatttaatatttacatattttatcattttcaacATATGCGGCATATAACATCACTTATTGTACAATGcatgctgtcattaggatgctaacTGCTGGGACGTtcttatattcccatttagatgaaaaatgtctcataatccttgcGAAGAAACGGGTTGAGGGTCATGAGGGTCACAAGCGCTTTTTTTGTCGTTCTCGCTGGTTCGAGGTCCTAAATGgcggtcaaagtgtcccaacttgtcagattatattACCAGCAatctacttttcaggtgagaggcatgatttgcaTGAGTTATGATCTAAAATAAACAAACTAGGAGCAGGGAAACGAGGAAACAAGACCAATCGATGATGTAAAAGTAGGGACAAACGGAAGTGATCACATCACCTATAAATAGTTTGTCGGTGtttgcacttataataacaatatcaccaacACTTTGTTggtattcaagtcacaaaatgtaaattgagtattgttagcgcttttcaaatgtttttttattggatttcatGGGCGGAATAGAAGAgctcattggctccgctgtaaacggACATTTGTTTACGTTagaaagtattaaaaaaataaaaaaaatccatccatcttcatgtctttcagaatgattgtgaacggtaagcaaaattacaaaaaaagtgcagttcccctttaaaagtttaTTGTTACATTACTTAAAAGCACCAAACAAAAGGGGCGCTGAAACGCTCACTTTTAAAGTTGCAACTTTTCATGACAAACGAAAGGCCTCCTTTGTTATGGACATGACACAACCTTTGACGCGCCTGTTAGTGATGTTTACTTTGTGTAACACACCCACAaaacaggctttgctacacatcttaaaatcaaGCTTGGCCAACTGTCAGTCGACAACTGACGTGGGAGCTTTAAGTCTAATCAGGTTGTTTGTTTTAACCAAGCATGATTTTGTTCTGAAAATATGAGTTAAATGTTAACAAtgaagctcacatagctatgctagtgttactaCACTTTGTGTCCTCCTGTTTCATTCCTGAATGCAATGTGCTTTGTCAGTTTTCTTAACCATGGTCCATAGCCCGTTGTGTGGCTGCGAGCGCTCCCCATAAATACTGGTTCTCAACCATATGGGCCGCAGCAGTACTTaactgtaatacacttttccaacaCTTGTGGCTGTAacgacaatctcaaacaaacagaaaagtCATGGAAAAATGTTGGCAAAAATGATGACTTAAGTGTTAAAGCTGTAGtttaatttgcactttaattttactgACAGTTTATTCCATTTAGCTTAACATAttttcattattaatttagtacagcgtaattgtatgtaaatacatttttcatcaatatgtcccttcttttgcaatatatttaaatatttatttttgtaatcagtctgacctaagccttgataatcattgttgtgattaacacatgctttcaaatCAGTTGACAAAGTTGTTTATCTGTGAATACCATTAAAATTGAGGATAAGACGACTAATTCAGTGATAACATTTTAGTGGTGGGACCCAAActtaaaaaggttaagaaccctgtGATACGTGGAATTTGCTATGTTGAACAAGTGCTTACTTAGAGTGTACAGcaggcctgggtaattattttgactcggggggccaaatttacctTGGAGTAAAGGCTGCAGATGTCCACCGATGTCTGCTGGTCCACCAGTCCAAGAAGCGAGGACAGCTCTTTGGCACTCACCATTGACCCCTGGGTGATGGTCTGACACCGGTCAAGTATTCTGTCCAGCGCCGCTTCCACCTCGCATACTCCCAAGCTAAAACACGTTATAAAGTTACACATATTGTAAATATAATTAAACAAAAGCAGAGATGCTGGCCATACCCAGCCCTGTGCAGCAGAGTCAGCGTTGCATGGCCGGGCGACACCAGCGGCACTGAGAGACCGCCCACTTTGCAGACGGGCACGCCTCCGTCCATCACGTAGTCTGTAGCCGGGATCCTGAGGACCCTGACGCACAGCACAACACTGTATGACTTGCACCGTGCGGTGTAGAAACAAACCGCATTCTGTGGCGTCTTACTCGGCCATGAGCTTCTGCACGTTGTCGGCGTACAAGCTGGGGTCGGACCTCTCCTCCCGCGAGGGCGTGTAGACGGGCAAGAACTGCAACGAGGCGCAACGTGGCAATAGGTGCGACATCAAAGACAAAAAGGCGCAGTCCTCACCTCCACGGTGATGTTGGTAAAGAGCTGTGAGCCGGTGTGCCACAGCGCTTCATACCTGCAGGAGGAGCGCCGACCTTAGTGTGTATGAAGGATTTTAAAAATGGACCAGCAGAGCTCACCATGTTGTCCCTGTGTAGGACCAGCGAACAGTGTCCTGAGGGACACAAACAACATTTCACCAAAGTGAGTATGCAGAATtagaaatcagaatcagaaatactttaataatccccgaggggaaattaaacttttcagcacaatcccattcaagatcagacaaacattacagggagacagaacaggatcactgacggttTGCCAACTTCCagagccccttacaaaaaaaggtctaaaaatggtaaaaaaaaatacggtCCActccattacatttttttatgacaGTACTAAGGAAGTCAACTTCGATACACAGTACAGGACATCCCAACAATTCGCCACGGTCACGATccaagaatgacaaaaaaaaaaagaatatttttgaTACtccaaaccaggggtgtcaaactcaaatacagaagggctaaaatttaaaactgaacaaagccgcgagccaatgttaaaaatattaaccttttaatagggacccaaaccagTTTTGCATTGACTATTGAACAAGTGAGGATTATATAActgtatagtgacatgcaaaatctagtttcaaataataattaataaaatatcaatggcatatcaaacaaaatgtaaatgaaaattgaatgcctcttttctgatgtaaatatcaaaataaactttttccacaggctactgataaatttgaaaaactttcaagccttgaagtagcaagagaaagggCATGAATAAAAGGGCATGAATAAAACGCTAATTATTGCcataacttaacagtgcaaaatcaactttcaaaaaacaaacgaaaaaacatcaatgatatattaaataacatttaaataaaaatttgaatgcctcttttctatttgcagccttctgaggtaaataaacattaactttttccacaggctaataaatttgaaaataaaataatgactaaatcaaccattcaggtctttttactgctcagtttgcgacacactgaACTAATCAGATGTGCCCAAGCCAGATACCTGgcatcttttcttggatgctagttcattaatgtccgggctcaggtgggcggggttagaggGGGGGACTTGTTTGtttgtagcggggggtgtatattgtaccaccccggaagagttagtgctgcaaggggttttgggtatttgttatgttgtgtttatgttctcccgaaatgtttttcattcttgtttggtgtgggttcacagtgaggcgcatatttgtaacagtgttaaagttatttatacggccaccctcagtgtgacctgtatcgctgttgaccaagtatgccttgcattcacttgtgtgtgagtgtagaagccgcatatattacttgactgggccggcatactgtttgtatggaggaaaagcggacgtgacgactggttgtaggggacgctaaaaacagtacctttaaggcacgcccccaatattgttgtctgggtggaaattgggagaaattcgggagaatgattgccccgggagaggcactgaaatttgggagtctcctgggaaaatccggacggttggcaagtatgagttttaGCGGTGATTGCAGTGTTACAGCGGTACCGCCAttgtataataccggtgggccagctctaatgttaattcaatattgcttcaagggccaaatgaaattacacagagtttgacacccatactCAAAACCCTGAAACATGTCTCTTTCAGTTTTACTTTTAAACATCAAAAAATAAATCAGACAACAATACAGTATGAAGGCATCTTCCTCCTGGAAAATATTGAGTGAATTGACTTGTGAgacaggcagcacggtggcagaggggtttgtgcgtctgcctcacaatacgaaggtcctgagtagtactgggttcaatcccgggctcgggatctttctgtgtggagtttgcatgttctccccgtgactgcgtgggttccctccgggtactccggcttcctcccacctccaaagacatgcacctggggataggttgattggcaacactaaattggccctagtgtgtgaatgtgagtgtgaatgctgtctatctgtgttggccctgcgatgaggtgacgacttgtccagggtggacgccgccttccgcccgattgtagccgagataggcaccagcgccccccgcgaccccaaagctaATAAgcggtaaatggatggatggatttatgagaCATGGCCTTCAGCTGGATTCATAACGACAGCACCGAAGTGCCAGGGTGCCATCAAAACCACTTTCTATTTAAGttgcccttaaaaaaaaaaagaaggttagAAATCTTAATTTCAAGCGGGAAAAAAAATCTGTGACTGTGCTATTAAAAATATATAGTAGCTTAGATCAGGGGAATTAAACTAATTTtaaatcgggggccacattgagaaaacGCTACTCCCAtgtgggccggactggtgaaatcacggcacgttaacttaaaaataaagacgacttcagattgttttctttgtttaaaaatagaacaagcacattctgaaaatgtacaaatcataaagttgttggggttttttttacacttacatgttgcgtttaATAGTATTTTACCTTTAATTGTCGTTAttgatactttctgaataaatcatgtgataatgttcatcagtcaactcattgatgttaattttcaatccatcaagatgaaaaaataatccatccatccattttctaccgcttgtccctttcagggtcgcggggggtgctgaagcctacctcagctgcattcgggcggaaggcggtgtacaccctagacaagtcgccacctcatcacagggccaacacagatagtgtgtgaaagttgtctgtctatgttgtgttgccaatcaacctatccccaagtgcatgtctttggaggtgggaaataATATCAACATTaaattacagaatgttatttactgtatgtattttgatcattttcctcgactggtgcactaacatcatgtggtttattttgtacatagtagcatcatctacaaatatacaaTGAATTGCTATTGagtcatctagtggacacatttagaacagcagttttcttcattgaaaaatttccactcatttttatacttagccaactcatcccgtgggccggaaaAAAACTGTTCGTGGGCCTACTCCGGCCCGTGGGATAGCGCCTTTATCAGAGACATTCACACATTGTTGGTGATAAACGACAGTTGAAGCCACAGCTGCACTACGACCACTCAAACCACCAccagaataaaaaaaatgaaaacttttttttttatattttaaaaatacaaatacaaatgaagACCATGGGGCTGCCACTGTGGGCAAGTTGGGTTCTGTTGCTCAAAGACTCAAAAGCAGTGACTGGGAGCAGGGTTTGAACCACCAAGATCCGGTTTCAGGGGGATATGCTCTATCAGGTAATAAGATCTACTGtattttagagtagtcagtgtggaCCTTTCATTGCTGAAGGAATTACCTCATCCTTAAAAAAATGAATCAACACACAGTTTATCTAAATAAGTGTTGGTTGTATAAGTAATACTGCAAAGtattgttgtcccgataccaatattttggtaccggcaccaaaatgtattttgatactttaatacttttctaaataaaggggaccataaaaatgacattggttttattttaacaaaaaatcttacgatacattaaacatatgtttcttattgcaattgtgtccttaaataaaatatttaacatacaagacaacttatcttttagtagtaagtaagcaaacaaaggctcctaatttagtctgctgaagtattcagtaacatattgtgtcattgttcatttactgttaatatctgcttattttccgtttcaacatgttgtatctacacatttgttaatatgtaataatcacttgtttttctgtttggatactttacattagttttggatgataacaaaaatttgggtatcaatccaataccaaatcgttacaggatcatacattggtcatgttcaaagtcctcatgtgtccagggacatatttcctgagtttataaacataatataaatttaaaaaaaataaataattattttgtgatgctaaaaaatggacgtaatcctagtagtatcgactagatacgctcctgtacttggtatcattacagtggatgttagatgtagatccaccaaaggcgttagtttacattttgatgccagtgagctacggtgtgtagggaagcatgtttagctcttcctcgtcctgcagagatgatacttgtaagagatactttgtcgccatggaggcgaggattagtgatttagcagcagctaaaacactgcagactggtgATGGGCTATAGGCGCTAGCTagccagccatgtcttaaaggcctactgaaacccactactacggaccacgcactctgatagtttatacatcaatgatgaaatcttaacattgcaacacatgccaatacggccggtttagtttactaaattacaattttaaatttcccgtggagtttcggCTAAAAGttttctcttttcatcgcgcaattacacagtaatttggacatctgtgttgctgaatcttttgcaatttgttcaattaataatggagacgtcaaataagaatgctgttggtggttAGCGATGGATTGCAGATGCCTTTAGccccgaaacacagccggtgtttctttgtttgttgtgaagctttaacacagagcagtcaagcgaacatgtttctctatgtcaaccagcaagtttttggatgggaaaattgtgatattaagtcggctcttaccggagacttgagtggattacgccacctcatcctgcagctcaaaaaggcagctgtgatcttggttcctcggcttctctcagagacactggcgtttaccgcagccatccgactttcaggaatgactttataatctcactaaaatactattaacccaataagcagataagtgattttccagaattatcctagtaaatgtgtctaattacatctgaaaccctcccactgctgccgcctggagccgtagccttttttttttaaattgttattattattttttttgtgctttacttttaactttcctcatccacgaatctttcatcctcgctcaaattaaatggagaaatcgtcgctttctcggtccgaattgctcttccTGCTGGTGgatcacattataaacaatgtgaggatgtaatgagccctcacaccggtgacgtcacgcgcacatcgtctgctactttcggtacaggcaagacttttttattagcaaccaaaagttgcgaagtttatcatcgatgttctctactaaatcctttcagcaaaaatatggcaatatcgcgaaatgatcaagtatgatacagagaatggacctgctatccctgtttaaataagaaaatctcaccacagtaggcctttaaagtagcaatgatacccacacacacacacacacacacacacacacacacacacacacactaggtgtggcgaaattctctgcatttgatccatcacccttgatcaccccctgggaggtgaggggagcagtgagcagcagcagtggccacgcccgggtatcatttttggtgatttaacctccaattccagtgttataacttcacctataTTGTTAGTTTTAAGCCAAAATATGTCAGTTCTCCCTTTTctatctacacactgtctgcttgcaagtactctgtgattgtgcgttgccgaacatgctcctctgctcgtaaaaccagcaatgtcattacGTGACGATGATAATGGGGGCGGGGGCAGGCGCGGTATAGTACCaattattattcattagtatcgtggtactatactggTATTGGTGTACAGTACAACCCTACTGCAAAGCAAGCTGTACACAGACTAATCTAAGGTAGTCACGCCACTTTTTGGTCTCCACTCACCACTTTGTTGGAGTATCGCAATAGAACTGGCTGGACCGGGACTCCTGAGAGAAAGGCACCTGAAAGGAGAGTGAGCACAGAAAGAAGTTGCAAATGACTAACGTTGCTGCGCCCTTTTCTTCACTCGTCATGCCACTCATTCCTTATGAGCTCTGCCCCAAGACCGGATAGTCAAGACCGACTGGACCGGGGTTTGGTTCTAAAAAGGTAATGCTGGACAAACGCGAACTCACCTGGTTTGAACTTGATGAGAGCGCTGCCGTTGGTCGTGGTGCCTTCAGGGAACATCAGCATCTGGACAAGAAGTCAGTGAACGGAAGGAATTGTGGACGTGGAAGTGGGTTCTGTTCTTGCTGTGACGCACCTGGGGCCAGTAGCCGTTGGAGGTTAGCCTCTCTGTGATCTGGGCCACCGCCTTTCGTCTGGAGTCCGGATCGCTTCGGCTCACCAAGACCGACTGGTTGAACTTCAGGAGGGCTGCATTCAAAAGTCAAGATGAATATGTCATTATAACCCGGGTGAGGCGTTTGAGGGCATACCTCCAATGACCGGCAAGCTGGTGTTCTCGGAGCGGGACACCACCGTAGGCAGTTGGGTGGGACACAGAACCAGCATGTCCAGAAAGCTACTATGAGGCGCCACCACCAACACCGGCGCCTCCTTGAGGTCGGCCCGCTGACCTTTCACCTTGATCCACACAAAGCCCATGCAGAAAAAGACGGCCCGGCTCAGCAACCATATGGGCGGGTGGAACAGCCATCGGCGCCAGCCTGTGATGGGACGAGAGCGCTCCTCCGCCGACAGGCCGACCAAGCGAAGGTGGGCCAGAGGCCACATGAGGAGCATGAAGACGCTCATCAGGACGAGCCGAAGTGGGAAGAGGACGCTTCCTTGGAGGACACCCTTTGGATGAAAGGCGTCACAATTACATTTGCAACAAAaccataaagttaaagtactactgatagtcacacacacacaaggtgtggtaaaattatcctctgcatttgacccatccccttgttccaccccctgggatgtgaggagagcagtgagcagcagcagtggccacgctcggggAATCATTTGGGTGATTtgacacccaattccaacccctt
This genomic interval carries:
- the lpcat4 gene encoding lysophospholipid acyltransferase LPCAT4 isoform X1, giving the protein MEKLQRQSAACESHPFYHEVKMSGTQRIRGVLQGSVLFPLRLVLMSVFMLLMWPLAHLRLVGLSAEERSRPITGWRRWLFHPPIWLLSRAVFFCMGFVWIKVKGQRADLKEAPVLVVAPHSSFLDMLVLCPTQLPTVVSRSENTSLPVIGALLKFNQSVLVSRSDPDSRRKAVAQITERLTSNGYWPQMLMFPEGTTTNGSALIKFKPGAFLSGVPVQPVLLRYSNKVDTVRWSYTGTTWYEALWHTGSQLFTNITVEFLPVYTPSREERSDPSLYADNVQKLMAEVLRIPATDYVMDGGVPVCKVGGLSVPLVSPGHATLTLLHRAGLGVCEVEAALDRILDRCQTITQGSMVSAKELSSLLGLVDQQTSVDICSLYSKEKMVDLRQIYLNVAALSGLVSIKSLLHTAFSLFGVKDKGSLSAEELAGLMGALLGLRQRHTADLYSAASNNGLMTPDDLLGVFTSHPTYQVVASRHLQPGKATSRLLAFRNIVNNNGDMLNGNKSLKRE
- the lpcat4 gene encoding lysophospholipid acyltransferase LPCAT4 isoform X2, which encodes MSVFMLLMWPLAHLRLVGLSAEERSRPITGWRRWLFHPPIWLLSRAVFFCMGFVWIKVKGQRADLKEAPVLVVAPHSSFLDMLVLCPTQLPTVVSRSENTSLPVIGALLKFNQSVLVSRSDPDSRRKAVAQITERLTSNGYWPQMLMFPEGTTTNGSALIKFKPGAFLSGVPVQPVLLRYSNKVDTVRWSYTGTTWYEALWHTGSQLFTNITVEFLPVYTPSREERSDPSLYADNVQKLMAEVLRIPATDYVMDGGVPVCKVGGLSVPLVSPGHATLTLLHRAGLGVCEVEAALDRILDRCQTITQGSMVSAKELSSLLGLVDQQTSVDICSLYSKEKMVDLRQIYLNVAALSGLVSIKSLLHTAFSLFGVKDKGSLSAEELAGLMGALLGLRQRHTADLYSAASNNGLMTPDDLLGVFTSHPTYQVVASRHLQPGKATSRLLAFRNIVNNNGDMLNGNKSLKRE